A genomic region of Zea mays cultivar B73 chromosome 6, Zm-B73-REFERENCE-NAM-5.0, whole genome shotgun sequence contains the following coding sequences:
- the LOC100192574 gene encoding uncharacterized protein LOC100192574 isoform 3: MARVLCSRSAVLARRLGAQPQPQPGVVLSRRHNHTRRRAVKVLEEDAAGPSSPATDASEQSRRLEEAIDSAMARMAEPDWAPFRPGTSYFAPPRPAGAALGVLALIGHAGGFMGSSAAPRRGLSADEARAVAASSRGYPCSTYFIEGCFPDEVEIPNMDANQVQEE, translated from the exons ATGGCACGCGTGCTCTGCTCCCGGTCAGCGGTCCTGGCGCGCCGCCTCGGGGCCCAGCCCCAGCCCCAGCCCGGCGTGGTTCTGAGCCGCCGGCACAACCACACTCGCCGGCGCGCGGTGAAGGTTCTTGAAGAGGACGCCGCGGGGCCTTCTTCACCTGCGACGGACGCCTCCGAGCAGTCCCGGCGGTTGGAGGAGGCGATCGACAGCGCCATGGCGCGGATGGCCGAGCCCGACTGGGCGCCCTTCCGGCCCGGGACATCCTACTTCGCTCCGCCCCGGCCCGCCGGCGCGGCCCTGGGGGTTCTCGCGCTTATCGGCCACGCTGGCGGGTTCATGGGCTCCTCGGCAGCGCCGAGGCGGGGACTCTCTGCCGACGAGGCCCGCGCCGTCGCCGCCTCCTCCCGCGGTTACCCGTGCTCGACCTATTTCATCGAAG GCTGCTTTCCAGATGAAGTGGAGATCCCAAATATGGATGCCAATCAAGTTCAAGAGGAATGA
- the LOC100284669 gene encoding clathrin assembly protein: protein MGSGTWRKAYGALKDSTKVGLANFNSEYKDLDIAIVKATNHVECPPKERHFRRILFATSAHRPQADVAYSICTLARRLSKTKSWIVALKTLIVIHRLLREGDGTFKEDFLTYSYRGNVLQIPQFKDDSSPLAWDCSAWVRTYALYLDERLECFRILKYDVELDRLLKLPHASGKAHSRTRSLPLAELLVQLPALQKLLLRLIYCQPEGAACTNYLVQYALALVLKESFKIYCSINDGIINLVDMYFEMPKYDAIKALEIYKRAGQQAEKLSNFYDHCKLLELARTFQFPTLRQPPPSFLVTMEEYIREAPRADTESKSLENYEENQPSDNEAASPQGAEKPVEDEKYEPAEPEAEPQPSVDPLEEAVEPQPRATTGNLLNLDEEVNPMIADLETSNALALAIVAPGNENKMPTSQDLFALDKAGWELALVTAPSNHTNQQVDNQLAGGFDKLLLDSLYEDEARRQQIASVTYTGSTAANPFDHNDPFAMSNSFAPPSNVQLAMMAEQQQYYHAQQQQYYQIQQQHQMVMLPPQTYQQQSQYSAPSQSGLSNPFGDPFSSLVTMANPPKQSNSNLV from the exons ATGGGTTCCGGGACGTGGCGCAAGGCCTACGGCGCGCTCAAGGACTCCACCAAGGTCGGCCTCGCCAACTTCAACAGCGAGTACAAg GATCTGGACATCGCCATTGTGAAGGCGACGAACCACGTGGAGTGCCCGCCCAAGGAGCGCCACTTTAGGA GGATACTCTTCGCGACGTCGGCGCACCGGCCGCAAGCCGACGTCGCCTATTCGATATGCACGCTGGCTAGGAGGCTGTCCAAGACCAAGAGCTGGATA GTTGCACTGAAAACGTTGATAGTGATACACAGGCTGCTCAGAGAAGGCGACGGCACATTCAAGGAGGATTTCCTCACGTATTCGTATAGAGGAAACGTTCTGCAGATCCCGCAGTTCAAGGACGACTCCAGCCCATTAG CTTGGGACTGCTCCGCCTGGGTTCGCACGTACGCGCTCTACCTGGACGAGCGGCTCGAGTGCTTCAGGATCCTCAAGTACGACGTCGAACTAGATCGGCTGCTCAAGTTACCCCATGCTTCTGGCAAG GCGCACAGCAGAACAAGATCCCTGCCGCTCGCGGAACTTCTGGTCCAGTTGCCAGCGTTGCAGAAGCTGCTTCTCAGGCTTATTTACTGCCAG CCTGAAGGTGCAGCCTGCACAAACTACCTCGTACAATATGCGCTGGCTCTT GTTTTGAAGGAAAGTTTCAAGATATACTGCTCAATCAATGATGGCATCATTAACCTTGTTGACATG TATTTTGAGATGCCGAAGTATGATGCAATCAAGGCCCTTGAAATCTATAAACGAGCTGGTCAGCAG GCAGAAAAACTCTCTAACTTCTATGACCACTGCAAACTTCTTGAGCTGGCCAGGACTTTCCAATTTCCCACTCTGAGGCAG CCGCCTCCTTCATTTCTTGTGACAATGGAAGAGTATATCAGAGAAGCACCCCGTGCCGATACTGAGAGCAAGAGTTTG GAAAACTATGAAGAGAATCAACCTAGTGATAATGAAGCAGCATCTCCACAGGGAGCCGAGAAACCAGTGGAAGATGAAAAGTATGAACCTGCAGAGCCTGAAGCGGAGCCACAACCATCTGTTGATCCTTTGGAAGAAGCAGTGGAACCTCAGCCACGGGCGACTACTGGGAATCTATTA AACTTGGATGAAGAAGTAAACCCCATGATTGCAGACCTTGAAACAAGCAATGCACTGGCTCTTGCTATTGTGGCACCAG GTAATGAAAACAAGATGCCAACTTCTCAAGACTTATTTGCCCTTGACAAGGCTGGATGGGAATTGGCACTGGTTACTGCACCAAGTAACCACACAAATCAACAAGTGGACAATCAATTG GCTGGGGGATTTGACAAGCTATTGCTAGACAGTCTTTACGAAGACGAGGCAAGGAGGCAGCAAATAGCCAGTGTGACCTACACTGGAAGTACTGCAGCAAACCCATTTGACCACAATGATCCATTTGCCATGTCAAACAGCTTTGCACCACCATCAAATGTGCAGTTAGCTATGATGGCAGAGCAGCAGCAATATTACCatgcacagcagcagcagtattatCAGATACAGCAGCAGCACCAGATGGTGATGTTGCCGCCTCAAACATACCAGCAGCAGTCGCAGTATTCTGCCCCTTCTCAATCTGGATTATCCAATCCTTTTGGTGATCCATTCAGTAGCCTCGTCACGATGGCTAATCCACCAAAGCAAAGCAATTCAAATTTAGTCTGA